tccatacctgttaAATATAATAATTGAAGTCTTCCCTATAGTAGTAAGATAACTGAAGGACATCAAGGAGCTACAAatagaaagaagtcaaagtatccttatttgaagacaatattattttatacataataGATCATAAAGATCCCACCAGGAAACTTATACGTATGATAAATACTTGCATCAAAGCAGCAggttacaaaattaacacacaaaaaccaGTAACCTTCTTATATACAAgtaacaaagaaatggaaaaaaaaagcaagaaaacattatcttcaaaaatatcttggaataactTTATCCAAGTAAATTCAAAGCCTCAGGGGAAAAATGTTCAAGATAATTCAGCTACTGTGGCCTTTCAAGAATATATGAGTTGATCTACAGTAGACTCCTGGTTGGATAGGCTGGGATCGGAAGTTTTCTTGTAGCTTGGGGGTTGAGTTTCTGCAGGTTCTGTTCTTCATGCTTTTCTTATATTGTTAGGACTTTTTAATCTTTGTGGTACAGGAACAACAAGTGGTCAGTAGTTCCCATGTTTCTGGTAAGGTGACAATAGAGTAATACACAGGATAGTCGAGTggttaaatacattttcttttgacCCCAGTTACTGTGTTAGGACCCTGATTGTGCCACTTACCATCTGTGTGACTTGATTTCTTTACAACTGGGGTGGCTCACCTTAAAATGCACCACAGAGAAACCAACTCCATGGAAGGGCTAGGGAAGGAACACGAATTCACAGTTGAAAAGGAGATTGTTCTATTACATTATCTCAGGGTGTTATCTCTTATTAGGAATCATCTTCTTCAAGTTTTTACTGAACAGGGCTTTGCTGTAGAAGCTTTTTTAAATTAGATGTACTTCATGGTGGGGCCCCGTCTTTTGGTGAGCTGTGGGATAGATGTTAGAGCTGAACATAATAACATCTGATTTTCTTCAGTCATCACACCACGTGTTGACTGTTTCATTTCTTCAGCAAAGACCTGTCAGACATGTgcttatatatttacattatctCTGTTACTGTTCTGCATGACAAATTGTCTCTATTAGCTCCCAGAGTCTCCCTTTCCCTAGGCATGTCCTTTCTTTATTGGCAAAGAAGGAACTGTgcaaactacatttcccagactcctttgTCTATGTCTTTCTAACAGTTTTGCCCAATGGGAGGCCTTGCTGGCGATTAGAAAGGGAGAATAGCTTTCTCCCTTTGACTCCTGGGGTGTCTCCAGCTCTGTAGCAGCTGCAGCAGCTCAGCGTGACATTGCTAATGGGTGAGAGAAGTGTCATTCTCCTCATTTGCTCTCACACCAGTGTCTTGCTATGGTTTCCTAATTAGGGTAAcattgctttccttccttccttccttccttccttcctatcttctttAACTAATCATTTGTATAGATTTACCTGCTATttagtctgttttttttcttgtatgtatttTTAGCAGTACATTGCCAAAAGACTTCATAGTTGGCAGAAATTATTCTTTAGTAAATTTACATGCTCAAGGTATTTTGGACTTACAGAACATATATAGACAAATGGACAAAcagtaaagaataaaatgaaggaaTATTCCAGGTTCAGTTTATTAATCTATTGCTGAGTAGTTTGCTTCACACATCATTTTCAAACTggtttaaacaaaaaaaaatcatttattatttatcagtGTTTCTCTGGGTAAAGAATTTGAAGGCAGCTTGACCGGGTAGCTTGGCGCAGGAATCATGAAGCTGTAATCAGAGGTGAGCTAAGTTTGTAGGCATCTGAAATTCTGATAGGAGATAGAGGATCTTGCCTTTCAAGCCACTCATGTGTCTGGCAAGACAGTGCTGGCTGCTGGCAGAAGGTCTCAGTTcctttctctgtagatttcttccAAGAGCTTAAGTGTCCTCACAGCAAGGCAGCTGGCTTACCCCTAAAGAAAGCAATCCAAGAGATTGAGAAAGAAGCTGCAATATATCTTTTGTGACCTTGTCTTGGAAGCCACTAAGTTTAACTTCAATTGTATTCTACTGTATTGGTCACATAGGATTGGCCCTGATACGTTAATGAAAAAATCCTACATTGTGTAAAGGAGACAATGTCAGCTCAAGGAGGGGTGGGGGATTCAATATGGCTGCAGTGGATACAGAGAGCTGTGTGTGGAGAAGAGGCTGCTGAGATGAGAAGGGACCAGATCTTGAGTCTTGAGCTCTCTGCAGGGAGTTGGAAGCTGTagggttttacattttttaactCTATGGGGTCCCACCACCCAgatctcaaataaatacaaagagacttattcttacttatgaatacccggccttagcttggtttgtttctagccagcttttctaacttaactttatgttttgtctctgggctttttacctttctttattctatatatctttctttccttcttacttcatGACTTGctctgtggctggcccctggtgtcctcctctccttctccctttctcactctttgctcttctctcttccctagATCGCCCTCCTATTTCTTCACTGCCTGCCAGCTCTGTGTAGACAGATGTTCTGTCCTGCCTGCTACCTCAGCTggttagccccaaataaacatacagagacttaattataaactgtttggccaatgacttaggcttcttactggctagctctctcttaattattaacacatagctattaatctatgtatttctagaCGTCTTATCTTAATGGCGAATGTCTGGGCCTGTTACTCCTTCAGctactacatggcatctccctagGGGCTCACTTTCTGAGTCCTCTCACCagcattctcctcctctggttGCTCTGCtgatacttcctgcctggctagtggccaatcagtgttttattcatcaacaaataagagaaacacatatacagaagaacattccccatcagccctgcctatttctctctcctgccttgctattggccagtcaactttttattagatcaatcaaaagagttaggcaggcaaagtgacacagctttacagagttaaacaaatacaacataaaagaattcaatacatctttgcatcattaaacaaatattccacagcataaacaaatgtaatacatcttaaaataatattctacaacaggaaGCACTCAACAATGAATTAgccatgggaagagagagaatgtttgaggagagagagacaacatCATCACACCCATCCAAAAAGGAGAGTAATCCAAGAGACACTAAGAATAAAATGAGTACCTCTGGTTGAAGAAATCATGACTAtttaaatttttcccttttaGATCACCTACAGTTTCCAGccttctcagtgtgtgtgtgtgtgtgtgtgtgtgtgtgtgtgtgtgtgtgtgtgtgtgtgaattcttgataaaaaaattaaaatagaatgcATAGCATTGTTTTTAAAGGGTAAGACACAAATGAGGCAGAGGAGAAAAGGCTAATAACTTTCTACAGAGCTTGACAGTGGAGGCAGGGTGAATCAAGTCAGCAGAGAGGTGTTATTTGAAGGCTATGGCTTGTAGCCTTCAAACTCAAGTTATATTGTTGCCTGTTATAAAATAGTAGGATGTGGGACCCTTAAAAGATGCTTAGGGATACATGTTCTTAATGGAATCATGGACTGATATATCTCAGGAATGGATCTGGTGtaaaaaccaggctggctttacaTCTCTAGTGTGATCCCTGTCTTGTGCTATATGTGATGTGCTGACCAAAGGACCATGAGGGTCCCTGAGCCATTTTTTCACAGTCACTTACCTAATCTTGCTGAGCCTTCAAGGACACAGAAAGACATAGCAAGCTGGGACTGAGGAATCAGTACAAATCTTCAGTGACTCTGAAGTTAATGACCCTTGTCTGCCATCCTTTCCTAGAGTCCTGTAGCACAGTAACTGTTTCTCTTTGTCCTGGTTACTGTGTTAGAACTATTTTTTAACAGCTTTCTCTTGGTGTAGAGGATAGTAACAACTAGAGGCCTGTCtaaatttgctttttttgttttttcatatttcttcctTCTTAGGATGCTGTTAGCAAGTGATTCACTCCAGATATTCTATTAGAGCTGGAACCCACATCCTTGTGTCTTCTGGGTAAAGTACATAGTTGGAAATGCTGCCACCATGCAAATCAGTCCAGCATACGATTTTTGTCCAGATGATGAAGTATGTGGCTAATATTAGTTCCTGTGAATTATCAAGAGAAAAAGAACCTGGTGGTATATGAATGCACAGACCCAAATGATGAACTTTTCTTGTCTGGACAGGCCCATGAGGATTATAGAGCCAAAGAACCTCCTAGCATGTTCATTGAGTTACTGGCTGGAAAGGAGATGAACAAGAGGGACTTGTAACTGGAAGGAGGGTAGAAAAGGGACGAACATGTGGAAGTCTTTGTGCTGAGACACCAGTAAGCAGTAGCATAACCGTGTGTTTACTGTCCTATAGAAACACAttctctgatgccctctttgatACACAGACTTCCTCCTGAAATACCACAGAAACAAATTGGCCAcctcctccaaacacacacatggatgAAGGGAAGCCCTGAGAAAAATCTCTAGCGTGCTTACATCCTGAAgggcatgtttttgtttgtttgtttttaagtaaaaagtACCTTCTCAACAACATCAGTATAATGCAATTTCTGACTGCAATAGCACTCTCTTCACAGCTATAACCTTATTATCTGACACTAAGTTCTGTAGGTTGGAATTCTGACATGGATTCTATTTGGGCTGAAATCACTGGGGGTACATTTCCTTCTCAAAACTCTGGGGAACATGCTGGTTTCTTCTCTGGAAGACATTTCAACTTCCTTGTCACAGACTTCCCTTAAACTTCAAAGGCAAAAGTGGGTTGAGTTCTCCCATCCATAACTCTGTcctattctgtcttcttcttcttcttgggaATCAAGAGCCCTGTGATTACACTGATCCCCAGGACAATACAGAACAATGGCCACATCTTATAGTCAGCCCACTGGCAACAGAATCCCATCTACAACCCTTAGTTCCCTTTTGCCAGCAACTACAAAACTCACAAGTTCCAGAGATTAATTGGGAAATGGATAGACATCTTTGTCAGGCCGTTTATTCTGCCTACCAAGAGACTTAAATTTCTTCATTGTCGTTGTCTTTTTACTTAGGTTAACTCTTTTGATTCAGCACAGTAACACACCAAGCAAAGTTAAGTGATACCATAAAACAGACTCCTATGCTAGATTAGGGCTTTCAATTTCGGCTCCCTCTTTTGATACCTGCTGAGCTTGGAATAATTATTAGTCTCTCTCTAAACCTCagtttctcatctgcaaaatggggatAACATAATTCATTTACTGAGCTTACCAAGGAAATGCAACTTTTAGAATAATACCTGACATATATAAAGTACTCAgtgaaagttaattttttttcaaagttaggCCAGAGTAAATGGAGGAAGGATAGAGAAGGACAGAGTAAGAGtgagagcttttttttttgttttgttttgttttgttttttgtttgtttgttttgtacaatGAACTCCCTGATGGATGATGGTTTGGTCCTCCTGGATATTCATTGTGGTTTGGACCCTGCCTTTAGGTGCCTCTAGGACCCACGGGGCAGTTGAGTAAAAGAAGATATGTGGCCTTCATCTTCCTTGTCTGTGCCCCATGCCCCATGCTTTTCCTGTGCCTCCTCTTTTGTTTGCCACCCATTGCAGCCAGGCCAGGGACCTCTAGCCTCAGTTGGGATGGGGAGCTGGCATGCTGCCGGGTAAGTGCCAGGTAACAACAGAAGGTGCAGTGGGGGATCCTCGGTTGAGTCTTCTAATCACTTACCAAGCCCTCAGGAGGTCTAGACACTTTGTGCCTGTTGATTAAATTAGGGGTGGGATCCATGGTTTTCCAGGATTAATTACTCCCAGGTTTGAATAAAATCATTTTGACTATTTGCCACAGTCTGGGGCAGGGACCCAAAGTCTAGCTGGAGCTTCCTTGTCCCTGGAGAAATGTCTGGTCCTCGGGGTCCAAAAGAGATGCACAGAAGTGCCAGGAAAGGTGGCCTCCCTGAAAGCTGCAAAACATTGTTAACACCCAGTGATGACGAGGATGCAGAAAAATTGGTAGCCTTGGATTATCCAGATGATTAATTAGCATCTTTTCATAGTAAAAGCACACAGATATTTCTGCCCAGCAATTCAATCTGAGGAggcagggtggggggagagagggaagacatGACTCTAGGctattgaagaaataaaaacctaGTGCAGAATGTTATTTGAACAGGAATATTTGTGACAGTAATAGTTGTAGAGCATCAgagacaaaaccaaaccaaacctcaTATGTGCATCAATATAGGTTAAAGAAACAAGTTAACAGTAAACTAGAATATGATTTTGTGGAATAGCATACAACTGGTTAAAAGGAGCTATTATGTGTGTAAATGTTCATTTAAAGATTTGGttgcggggcgttggtggtgcacgcctttaatcccagcactagggaggcagaggcaggtggatctctgtgagttcgaggccagcctggtctccaaagcgagtgccaggataggctccaaagctacactgagaaaccctgtcttgaaaagagaaaaaaaaaaaagatttggttGAAATGAAATGCACATCTCTCAGAAAAAGTCTAAACCCACCCTCCTCTGGGCATCTCTTAGCACAGGTTTACAAGCACACTATGAAGGACACACAGTTATCACCCCATAATCTCTGTGAGTAGATGAAAGGTTAAACTTCCTCCTTTATGTCCCCTTGAATTACTTTGTTGGCTACAagaataatttgtttttacattttttcctgtTAGAAGAGGAATTTTCTATACACGACAGAAGTAATGCAGCTGGTCACTTGGTTTGGGACACCAAGGATCTGGGCAGAGCCAGGTGGGGTGGCATGGTCTCTGGGAAATCACCCATAAATTGACAACTTTATTTCAAGGAGCTTGTCTGGGGTATCCTTGGGGAAGGTCACAGAGGGACAGAGCTTGGGTAAACCTATAACTAGTGGAGCTCCCCTGcccctccagacagggtttctctgtgtagctttggagcctgtcctggaacttgcttgctttgtagaccaggccagcctcgaactcacagagattcacctccacctacctctgcctccagagttctgggattaaaggcttggacACCACTTCCTGACTTAAAACTGTAAGACTATTGAGAGAAAAACTCtccaacattttaaaatgccaaatgAGGCTGTCCCTGGAGGTTACTTTAAAAATTCTGGTAGTCCCAGCAGATAAAGCCTAAACCAAAGATGAAGGAGTTAAATTAAGAACTAGTGCTAGGGAAGGTTGCAGGAAGGTACAATCCTGTGACAGAGTGTGACTGTGACCAAGATTGTCACAACTGGGGGTGGTGCTCTGGGGGCTGCTAGAGTCCAAGTTCCTGAAAGCCAAGCTACAGGTGACTCCCCTGTACATATGTGAATTGAATACCCCAGCCAGCTGAAGGAAGAAGAGCCTTCTCTGTGTGGGGAAAGGGCACTgagagactacacacacacacacacacacacacacacagagagagagagagagagagagagagagagagagagagagagagagagagagagacccatagTCCGAACTCAGGCTGTTCATTTTGGGGAGTAGGATGGGATCTGGATCCATATGACATTACAAATTGCCTGATACCATGTCCTAGGAACATAAAGAGGCTTGGGATGCAGGAAAGGGGGCAAATTTAGGGCCTTTTATTTTCAGTCTGTGCAGCTGGTGAACTCAGCACTCCCTCCCTTCTGCTCTGTGCTTACCACTTTGTCCACCCAAAGGCAAATCAGCACTGAGGATGGTGGATTCCCTTTGGTAGGTGTTGGTAACCAGGgggagcgggggagggggggccCTTGGGAGCCCCCCCCAGAGTGCTGGTTCTTCCAGAAACCAGACAGTCCTAGACCAGACCAGGTGGGCATTACCAGAGTGGGGACGCTGGCAAATGGTGAAATGGGTGCAAAGGGACGCAGGGTATCTTGGAGGACCTTTTCAGAAGCCTCTGTAGGTTTTTAAGGTCCCCCCTGGGAAAGGGGAGATGCTTTGCCTGCTTTCCAGGAGGCCAGAGTCCAAGACTGCAGGTTcaggttgtgggtgctggggatgggcACTCCAGGGCAAAGATGCAGCCAGCACCTATACCAAAGCCATAGGaagattacatatatatatatatatatatatatatatatatatatatatatatatatatatatattccgcAGTGAGTGGAAAAGCTCTCTGGAGCTGCAGGAAGAAAGTCTGTGTGGTCACTCCAGGTCGCTTCACCTAGAGTCCCAAGTGAAAGCAGCAGCGGGTTTCACCTTGGCCTCCATTTCTCTGAAGCAGGCCtatctctcttgttctcttccccccccatccccccaagcCCTGTCCTCTTTCCTTGTTTTACAAATcgctcccttctctcttctctgttacCCTCACTTTCTGGATGTCTTCCCTCCCCACCTTTCTAGGGGGTTTCATTTCCTATGCCGGTGGGTGTCTTTCTTCAACCTGTCTCCTTCCCTTTCATTCTCCCTCCCACCAGTCTGTAAGTTCCTGGAATGGCCTTTCTCACATTTTCACACGGAGCTGACCGTGAACTAGGATGCCTTGAATCTATTTTGCCTAGGATGGAGTGGTCTTCAAATGCTGGAAGCCTGCGCCAGTGGGCAGTGTGGAGAGCCTAAGAAGATGCCCGCAGGTCAGATCTGGAGAAGGCAGATTGCTAAACTTGGTTACCACTCTGCCCACTTCACCAGCGGTAGGACAGACACACCCTAATTATACCACCTCCTAGAAATGGCAACCGGAACTTCTACATTGCTGCTTAAAAACAGTGACACCAACCAACATACGGAGATGTCATCGTTATTAAACAGCACATGATAGCTGGAGACGGTGCAATAATAATCTAAACAATCACAAAGAAACGTTCTCTGAAGATCCAGAAACGGATTTTGAAGACTCGAAATTCCTGGAGAGATGGGCACGTGAGCATGGTCCCCTGACCAGGTAAGATAGCTTCTAACAGTAAGCCCTTGTTTCCTGTCTTCACAGGGACCGCTTGGAGTAGGTGCGCCAGAGGGTTTAGGGTTGGGAAGCCTTCCTTCTAGAGCAGCTCCACCTGGGGAGTGCTGGAACCTCACTCAAAGCTAGGGGTTCCTAGAAAGGAACCCTGTTGAGTGAACAAATCAGCCGGCTCCCTGatccctctgtctcctcccacaGCCTCACCTGCTGTGGTCTTCTAGGAGGAGGGTCTAGAGGAAAGCTCGCCACGCCAGGAGTGACTCCAGTCTGCCTGTCAATCTTTTCCCCAAAGCCCGCAGAGAGCCGGCTTCATTTCCACAAACTCGGAGCTGTGTGCTGGGCACTAGATCGTCCCCAATTCGCAAAGGAAAGAGATCCTGGGCAGCCAGCTATTATAACAATAGCAGTACTGGAGGAGcccctcttttttctccttgtACCCTCACCCCATTAAATAGATTGCTATTTGCGACAAGCTTCGATGTTTTCGTTTAAATTCTAGCGGTTGTGCTTAGGTTGGTCATCTGTGTACTTAGACTTTTTGAAAAATACCATCGAAATGAAATTATGAACAGATTCCAACTGTTTTCCAAAATAATGAGCGATCCAGCGCAGGCAGCACCCCTGCCCAGGGAGCAGGATCTCCTTTGGTTTGGGCTAAGATCCAGATcgagggaggaggaggggctgggggcggggaGCCTGTGGAACTGTTTCCCAGAGTGGCCCCGCGAGGCGCGTGCGTGAACCAGAGCCCGTAATGTATGCTGCCATTAAGAATCCATGCAGCTTCCAGCGCTCGGGGCGCAAGGACGCATGTGTTGCTGGAATTCATTCCATGGGGGGAATGCAGATTGGGCTGCGACCCACTGGGTTTGATTTATGAACTGTTACACTAGCGATTGTTTACACATTGCATTTCAGAGCTTTGGCTCACCCTCCCCGCTGAGGGCTGCTGGGTGTAGGAGCCTGCTTCAGCACAGGGATCAGCCTTCATCCTTCTCCCGCCCCTCCATGTACCCTAGGGAGCTCCCACGAACTCCCTCCCATCCCTACACGCAGTGAAATCAGATTTTGATTTCAATGAATCCAAGAGCCGATGTGTAGTTCGCCTTCCCCCAACCTACACCATGTATGCAGACCCTGGACCCGGTCTCCACTGCGGCTGTTTACTAATCTGTAAAGCCATGAGGAGCCTATAAATAGGACAGGTGGAAGCAGATGGACTGGCAGATCAATAGGGCCCCGTCTCCTCGCCATTTCAGCTGAGCtgtgttattaattatgaaaggatTCGTCTGAACCCCGCCTGGGAACGcagcctctctgcccctctgcagAGCCCTTAATGGCGGTTCCTTTGCGAGCTGCCTCTAGCCACCGCAGAGGAAGAGGCCTGTGGCCATGAGGGCCCCGGCCCGCTGGAACCTAGGTTAGGGCTCAGGCccacctgaggcctgggaagCAGGCTGACCACGGACATTATATCTGCATGTGAAAGCCACAGGGCATACTTAGTAAAGGCCTCTGGTCTCTAATTAATTTGAAAAcgacttctttttcttcttttcaaatataAGCCGAATCTGGGAGACATAGCCAAGTGTCCAACTGATGAAGGTCCCCATAGAGACAGCAGGTCATCCAGCCATTTGGTGAACAGGTGAATTTATTGCCTGGCAGCTGTGTGTTCTTCTAGGTATTCTGGGAACTCGGCGAAGGAAAACAATGACACCCCGATTTCAAacaataacttttattttatacttcTCTATAGTTTGTAGCAAATTTTTGCTgaatttaatttataataaactttttaaattacatctctctctttttttaaaatcaaggcTCTTTTATGTCAAAATCTTTTTAActatattttagatttaacattgaTTACCCCCTTGTGATCTATACCGTTGGATATTCGGGTATTACTGTGTGTGTAACAGCTAAaacaagagagaggagggaaaacaAAGGCAGCGGACCTGAACGATGCCTCAACAATAGCAGGTGAAGCCAGCCCCTCAGTGACCAAAGCATTTCCTCTGACCACCTTTCCCGCCACACACAACCtgtttttatctgtctgtctcttaccCTTAAAATGCAAAGCCCACACTGTGTGTTTTCGCTTTCCTGGAGGAGAAATGTGCAGTGGAAATGATCAAAACAAGGTACTGTGGAAGAAAGACGTGAGTGTGAGTATTCACCGGATGCTTCCCACGTGGACACCACTCCTGAATTCATTCCCCTGGCCTTCTCCTCTCCTCGCTTTCCTATTAGGAGGAGCCCGTCATTTTTCATGTTATCAACATGATTAATATAGTAGGTGGCCCAGGGCCATTCCTGAGATTCttttgccaaaaaaataaaaataaaaataaaaatgggggtgAGTTTGccgttttcttttgtgtgtgtgaagacgGACTAAAGCTGAGGTCCGGTTTTGGCTGTGCTTGCTCGCTCACTGATCGGTAACATTTGGCAAATAAAATACAAGGAATCAAacgaaataaaaaagagaaacaggatttCCCACAATCCCATGAGTGTTTTCAACATCACAGAGAATCACAACGTCCTCAGAGAACGAATGGCTCTTCCTCTCGATTTCCGGGAGCATGAAGTGAGTGTGGGTGGGTGagccggggtgggggtggggggacctgGTCCCGAGCTCAGAAGGAAAGCCAGGTCGCTAAAGCTGCCGAGAGAGACACCAGGAGCACGGAAAGCGCCGGGAGCAGGGACCCCGCCGCCCCATTGCCGCTGCCGCAGAGTTCGAATAAGCTGCCTTGGATGTTGAGGTTTTTCGATTCTTTTCTCAGTTTATCCCACATATCTTTCGCCCCTTCCTGGCAATCCGTAAGAGCTGTGACCGTGCAGCTGTGGAAATCCTCCCAGTATCTGGCGAGgagcagaacaaaacagaagaagcagGTTCACTTAGAGCGTGGGAGGACCCCGATCCGCGCCCCGGGTGACTGCGCCCTTGCCAACCTCCCAGGGCGCCTCTTTCCCGCGGGCCTCCCTTTCCTGGACCTGTTCTGCACTGGGTAAAGACCCGACAGATCTTTGGCTTATCCCAGAAACCCGGTCTCAGAGTGTGGGCCTTCCCTTTCCCAGTCTGATTTCTCTAGTCCGGTGCCAAGAGGAGACCTGACAGCCAGGAGCGGGGTCGCACCCGCTGCCTGGCGCTGGCACCATGGCCTGCGCAAACAGATTGCTCACCCTCCTCCGGGAAAGCTAAGAAAACAGCACTAAGCCTTGCAAGCTGCGGCCCATTAATGCCTCTTAGCTCGCAAGATGGGTGACTTGCTCTGAGCCAGGCCCTCCCCTCCTGGCTTCTCACATTCTCCTCCCCCTCGCCCCTTCTGTTTCCATCCTCTCCAAGCCGCGGTCCTCTCGCCTTcgccctccttctctccctccacccagcCCCCACACCTTccttttgtttccagtttctcctcatttcccctttctttcttttccccgtCTCTTCCTTTCCACTCTCCCCGCTTGCTCCGGTCCTCCGAGGTCATCCCGCCTTTCCACAGTCGGGGAGCTCCAAAGGCGTCTGGGGACCCCGCCGGCTCTCCTCTCCATTCCCGGGTGGGTGAGTGTTAAGTGCCTGAGCACCTGAGCAGGCTCTGGAGCCTTCTCCAGCTCTTGCAAACTCCTATGCTCTAGGTCCGTCAGCTGCGTGCTTCCTCTAATCTAGCCTTTTGCATAGGTTGGATACCAGGAGCTTCTACCACCCCCAGGTTGTATCCCCCACTTCTAGAGTGGGCATGAGGGCTGCCTATGCTGTTGCTCCCCGACAGGGCTCGGGATCCACCACCTCCGGTCAGTTCCCAAATCAACTCATGTACCTCAGCTTCTTCCTCTGCTCAGCTTCAGCCCCGCCCCCACAACCTTCAtcctacctctttttttttttttttttttataattgtcCCCCTTTCTTCTGGAAACTCAAAATAGATCCCGAAACTAAATATAATCCCAAGCTGTGATCGATTCCTAAGGCTCTGTCTCCTTTCGGAGGTGGGTCGATTTGCGCGTCTAGCTCCCACTGCTCCCAGACCCTGAGCTCAGGGTCAGCAGCCCCTCTTAGCAGTGTgggtgcatttttttttctcagctcttTCCTTTTTGCTCGCTAGTCGGAGACTGTAAGCTTGATGAAGGCAAGCTTAACCTTTGCTTCCACTTCAAATCTGTCCTCTTGGCTGATGGCGAGTTATGAATGCTTGTTGGAGTTTTTGGAATTAGGCTGCCTTCTAGGGACTCTTTACCTTCTCTGAGTTATTAGGGCTCCTGGACCTGAGCACAGGACTTTCAGGTTCCACAATTTGTAATAAATACCAAGATTTACAGATACTGCAAGGCGCAAGGGACAACTCTCCTGCACAGCTCTAAAGCAATTACACCTGGAAAGCAAAGGACACACAAAcggctcctttttttttctttttttttttttgtat
The DNA window shown above is from Cricetulus griseus strain 17A/GY chromosome 3, alternate assembly CriGri-PICRH-1.0, whole genome shotgun sequence and carries:
- the Nrn1 gene encoding neuritin, which produces MGLKLNGRYISLILAVQIAYLVQAVRAAGKCDAVFKGFSDCLLKLGDSMANYPQGLDDKTNIKTVCTYWEDFHSCTVTALTDCQEGAKDMWDKLRKESKNLNIQGSLFELCGSGNGAAGSLLPALSVLLVSLSAALATWLSF